A stretch of Glandiceps talaboti chromosome 18, keGlaTala1.1, whole genome shotgun sequence DNA encodes these proteins:
- the LOC144449293 gene encoding sodium-dependent glucose transporter 1A-like codes for MALTNNDEEVKLTGQPRVAEDTSTNENIKVKERANEKEKRSIKITITVLIYLISFGVGYSVAVLGPCLLDFQLLLGTTLQKTTFIFIAKSSGFLIGCFVWGAGFDKFDNQFILGTCLLGAAITGVSVPWCNDFVSVIFAITGWGFFIGGMSTGSNIFCIKLWRKNSAPLLQGLFLCFAVGATVAPLIAGPFLTPAELARNSTSLQPSLSSENMTMNTRQQPGNQSEISNNYTADQLKYEGNGTLWVPFTVISIFFFIIAVLFSLLSMRNGCASANPQTRNSNLDNPTTAERETNIFTITLLVLLFSFVFFHIGHEIVYGAFIFTFAVESDFAFSINQASYLNSVFWGSYAASRGVGIFCATRLAPRTMLIIDLCGMCTASSLLAIFGGTVVEVLWGATILLGVSMATVFPSIILWADRYIKLTGKRIATFTMAASSSEIVLPLLFGFLTETFSIMMIMYMTLGLTVLTLISYIILQIIGSCHGERSRESEHETRSDNINCENDMALL; via the exons ATGGCACTCACAAATAATGACGAAGAAGTTAAATTGACTGGTCAGCCACGGGTAGCTGAAGATActtcaaccaatgaaaatatcaaGGTGAAGGAGAGAGCAAACGAGAAAGAGAAGAGATCTATCAAAATAACGATTACGGTTTTGATTTACTTGATTTCATTTGGCGTG GGTTATTCTGTTGCTGTTCTTGGGCCATGTCTGTTGGACTTCCAATTGCTACTGGGAACCACGTTACAAAAGACAACATTCATATTCATCGCTAAGAGTTCTGGatttttgattggttgttttgtCTGGGGTGCTGGCTTTGATAAATTTGACAACCAGTTCATTTTAGGAACTTGTCTTCTTGGTGCTGCCATCACTGGCGTGTCTGTCCCATGGTGCAATGACTTTGTATCGGTTATATTTGCGATAACAGGGTGGGGATTTTTTATAGGTGGTATGTCGACAG GTTCAAACATTTTCTGCATCAAACTATGGAGGAAAAATTCCGCACCACTGCTTCAAGGTCTTTTTCTGTGTTTTGCGGTAGGGGCCACCGTAGCACCGTTAATAGCAGGACCGTTTCTGACACCAGCAGAGTTGGCGAGGAATAGCACAAGCCTTCAACCATCGCTATCCTCTGAGAACATGACTATGAATACTCGTCAACAACCTGGGAACCAGTCGGAGATTAGCAATAATTATACGGCAGATCAGTTAAAGTACGAGGGAAATGGAACATTATGGGTTCCCTTcactgtaatatcaattttctttttcataataGCTGTACTATTTTCCTTGCTTTCTATGCGAAACGGTTGTGCATCAGCAAATCCCCAAACGCGAAATTCGAATCTGGACAATCCCACAACAGCTGAGAGGGAAACCAACATCTTTACAATAACATTGTTGGTTCTTTTGTTTTCCTTCGTTTTTTTTCATATCGGACATGAGATTGTTTATGGagcattcatttttacttttgcAGTAGAATCTGACTTTGCATTTTCGATCAATCAAGCAAGTTATTTGAACTCTGTTTTCTGGGGTAGCTATGCTGCTTCACGAGGAGTTGGTATATTCTGTGCAACAAGACTTGCTCCACGGACTATGTTGATCATTGATTTGTGTGGTATGTGTACAGCGAGCTCCCTACTGGCGATATTCGGAGGTACAGTCGTAGAGGTGTTGTGGGGTGCAACGATATTACTTggggtttccatggcaactgtaTTTCCAAGTATTATACTATGGGCTGACCGATACATCAAACTTACTGGGAAACGCATTGCCACTTTCACTATGGCTGCTTCATCATCGGAGATAGTGCTTCCACTGCTATTCGGCTTTCTCACAGAAACTTTTAGCATTATGATGATTATGTATATGACTTTGGGATTAACAGTGTTGACATTAATCTCTTACATAATTCTGCAAATAATTGGTTCTTGTCATGGTGAGAGATCAAGAGAGAGTGAACACGAGACAAGAAGTGACAATATCAATTGTGAGAATGACATGGCGTTACTGTAA